GCCGAATAGGTGAAAGTGTCCAATCATGAACGTGGACAAGAGCACGCCGATCCAGCCCAAACCGAACACCGCCCAGAGGATCGTGCTGCATGTTGATCCCGTAACACTCCACACGGTCCCAGTCATCGGGCGCCACTGCCAAAAGAGCAGGAGGAGGATCAGGCTCGCGAAGAGGACGTACGTGCTACGCTCGATCGACTCCGGGACGAATCTGGTCCACCAGCGCTTGAA
This window of the Gemmatimonadota bacterium genome carries:
- a CDS encoding isoprenylcysteine carboxylmethyltransferase family protein, translating into MAKGLAFLYGVVAYLLFLLAFLYAIGFTGNVIVPKGIDDGGLGSVGQAILVNVLLLGLFAIQHSVMARPGFKRWWTRFVPESIERSTYVLFASLILLLLFWQWRPMTGTVWSVTGSTCSTILWAVFGLGWIGVLLSTFMIGHFHLFG